One Phocoena sinus isolate mPhoSin1 chromosome 13, mPhoSin1.pri, whole genome shotgun sequence DNA segment encodes these proteins:
- the LOC116764437 gene encoding 60S ribosomal protein L36a-like, producing MVNVPKTRRTFCKKCGKHQPHKVTQYKKGKDSLYAQGKRRYDRKQSGYGGQTKQIFRKKAETTKKIVLRLECVEPNCRSKRMLAIKRRKHFELGGDKKRKGQLIQF from the coding sequence ATGGTGAACGTTCCTAAAACCCGCCGGACTTTCTGTAAGAAGTGTGGCAAGCACCAACCCCACAAAGTGACACAGTACAAGAAGGGCAAGGATTCTCTGTATGCCCAGGGAAAGCGGCGTTATGACAGAAAGCAGAGTGGCTATGGTGGGCAGACTAAGCAGATTTTCCGGAAAAAGGCTGAAACTACAAAGAAGATTGTGCTGAGGCTTGAATGTGTTGAGCCGAACTGCAGATCTAAGAGAATGCTGGCCATTAAGAGACGCAAGCATTTTGAGCTGGGAGGAGATAAGAAGAGAAAGGGCCAACTGATCCAGTTCTGA